DNA from Gephyromycinifex aptenodytis:
GTTCGCTGAGGCCAATCCACGTGGCTGCGTCTTCGAGTACGTCTATCTGGCTCGCCCCGACACCACGATCAACGACCGCGGGGTGTACGAATCGCGGGTGGAGATGGGCCGCAAGCTTGCCCGTGAGCACCCGGTCGAGGCAGACATGGTCATGCCTACTCCCGATTCGGGGATCCCGTCGGCGATCGGTTATGCCGAAGCCTCCGGCATCCCCTACGGCCAGGGCCTGGTCAAGAACGCTTACGTGGGCCGCACCTTCATCTCTCCCAGCCAGACAATCCGTCAGCTCGGCATCCGGCTCAAGCTCAACCCGTTGCGGGATGTCATCCGCGGTCGGCGGCTGATCGTCGTCGACGACTCCATCGTGCGCGGCAACACCCAGCGGGCGCTGGTGCGAATGCTGCGCGAGGCGGGCGCGGCGGAGGTCCACGTGCGCATCTCCTCCCCGCCGGTCACCTGGCCGTGCTTCTTCGGAATCGATTTCGCTTCCCGAGCCGAACTCATCGCCACCGGTCTGGGCGTTGAGGAGGTGTGCCGCAGCATCGGCGCCGACAGCCTGGGCTACATCTCCCAAGAGGGGATGATCGAGTCGACGCTGCAACCGCGGGAACGTTTGTGCACAGCCTGTTTCACCGGCGAATACCCGATGGCGCTACCGGATCACGCGACTCTCGGCAAACACATCCTCGAACCCGGGGGCACGCCGCTGCTGCCCGGTAACCCTGACGCCTCGATCGTGGCTGCGCCCTCCGGCGCGCTGGACCGGGCCCTGGACGAGCCCACTGACGCGAAGGAATGACCGTGCCCGAGCCCATCACTTATGCATCTGCAGGCGTGGACGTCGAGGCCGGTGATCGTGCTGTCGAGTTGATGAAAGCCTCCGTCCGGCGTGCCCAACGTCCGGAGGTCCTAGGCGGTCTCGGCGGCTTCGCCGGGATGTTCGATGCAGCAGCGCTGCGCGGGATGCGCCACCCGGTCCTGGCGACCAGCACCGACGGGGTCGGCACCAAGGTCGCGATCGCACAGGCGATGGACCGCCACGACACGATCGGCTTCGATCTGGTCGGCATGGTGGTCGATGACATCGTCGTGTGCGGGGCCGAGCCGTTGTTCATGACCGACTACATCGCCTGCGGCAAGGTGGTGCCAGAGCGCATCGCGGCCATCGTGTCCGGGATCGCGGCGGCCTGTGCACAGGCCGGCGTCGCGCTGATCGGTGGCGAGACCGCCGAGCACCCCGGATTGTTGGGGGAGTCGGAGTACGACTGCGCGGGGGCAGCCACCGGTGTGGTTGAGCACGACGAGGTACTGACCCCGGCGCGGGTCCAGGTCGGCGATGCAGTGGTGGCGCTGGCCTCCAGTGGGCTGCATTCCAACGGCTACTCACTGGTGCGCGCGGTGTTCTCCGCTGCCGGGTGGGACTACGAGCGCCCGGTGGCCGAGCTGGGTTGCCTGCTCGGGGAGGAACTACTCACCCCGACCCGGGTCTATGCCAAGGACCTCTTGGCGCTCATCCGTACAGACGGCATCGATATACACGCGCTGTCGCACGTGACCGGCGGCGGGTTGGCTGCCAACCTGGCGCGGGTGTTGCCGCAGGGGGTGCGGGCCCGGTTGGATCGTGGCACATGGGCCCCGCCGGCGATCTTCGATCTGGTCCGCGACGTGGGTAACGTGCCCGTGCCTGACCTGGAGCGCACCCTGAACATGGGGGTCGGCTTCGTTGCGGTGCTTCCGGCGGAGCAGGCCGATGCCGCGGTGCGCCGCGCCGCCGCGCTGGACCTGCCGGCGTGGATCCTCGGCGAGGTCGTGGACGGCGCCACCGATCCGGACCCTGACGCGCCGGTGGTGGCAGGGGCCAAGGGTGTCGACGGCGGTGCGGTGCAACTCGTGGGGGCTCATCGGAGCTGAACGAGCGGGCAAGGTGGGCGGCGCCTGCGTGTGGGGCGCCGACCCACCCTGCCCGGTCCGTGCTGAAGAGGTGCTGACCTTGTGCCGGTGATCGTGAATGACCACCGGCACAAGCAGGCTCCCCGATGAGGGAGGGCCTGGAGGTAACACCCAGCGCCGACTCGACACGCGTTGCTGTCGAAGTCCGGACGCGAGGATGAAGAGAACCGGCCGCATTCGGCCGGCCGACGTCAGCGGTTGCCGGTGGCCCAGTCGTCGTAAGGGTCGTCGCTGCGTTCGTCGTGCTCCGACTCGCGCTGCCAACCCTTCGGCTGGGATCCGTGCAGCTCGCGCTCAAGCGCGCGCAGGTCGGTGTCCGGGCTGAAGTATTTCAGCTCCCGGGCGACCTTGGTCTGCTTGGCTTTAGCTCGGCCGCGCCCCATGGCGTCGACCCCCTAACGCGTCTGCCGGGGCGGCATCACAACGGCCACGCACCTTACACGCAGCGGGTGCCTGGCCGTCACGGAGCGGCTCCGGGAATCTCGTATCTTCGTGCTGACTACGGTACATGGCCGGGGCAAATTGGCGGAACCGGCTATGGATGGGTTCCGTGGATTGGGCCCGGTAAGCCCTGTAGGCGGGGCTTTTCGGCCTGCATCGGACGGCTCGACGCTACCGGCTGAAGGCCCCGTGAGTCGCTGTCGGCAGCGGGTTGCGGGTGTCGCCGCTCTGGAGAGGGGGCGCCCGCAATCGTGCGGTCACCTCGTTCGGGCCGATCGGAATCCATCCTTGGGTAGCCTGGGAGGACTTCCTTGCCGAGGCGTCCCGCGCTCGCGCGCCGCGTCTCGGTCGTTCTGCGCTGAGACCAATGCGTGAGAGGCCATACGATGCGGCTAACCGAACAGCCCGAATCCAGTGAAGCTCTGTTGACCCCTGCCGAAGTGGCAGCGCTGTTCAGGGTGGACCCCAAGACGGTGACTCGATGGGCGGTAGCCGGCAAGCTCGCCTCGCTGCGCACTCTGGGTGGGCATCGCAGATATCGCGCTGCTGAGGTCTACGCCCTACTGGCTGAGGCTGGAGGCCAGGGCGCACCCGCCCGCGAGGCCGCACCTGAGCCGCTCTGATCCCGGAAACGGAAGAAGGGCCCGCGCCGCTCGGCGCGAGCCCCACTTCGCCAGGTACTGGGATTATTCAGGAGTCGCTGTCCTGCGACGCTTTCCCGCCGGATTGCATCCGGCGAGCAAGTGCCGCGGCCGATCCGGGTCGGGCCGTGGACGAATCCTGGTTGGCCCGCTGAAGATCGCGATAGATCTCTTCGCGGTGAATGTCGACGTCGGCGGGAGCTTTGATGCCGATACGCACCGTGTCGCCGTTGACCTCGAGAACAGTGACAACAACGTCATGGCCGATAAGCAGGCTCTGCTGCGGGCGGCGGGATAGGACGAGCACGGTGGTTCCTATCAGTGGAGGGGAGGAACGTCTTTGCTGACCAGGCTACCGCTCAGTCGACGGGAAGGGTGGCTCGAAGCGGCAGGTCCTGGTCGACCAGCACGACCTGAACGGCCTGCTTTGTGTGGCGGTTAACCACTACTGGCGCAAGAAGATTCGCGCCCGGCTCCTCGGTGTCGCTGCCCAGGTTCACCAGGAGCAGCACGAGCGCGTCCTCCGGCGAGGACAACTCCAAGCGCTCAGCGGTCTCGGGGTCGATCACCGGTGAGTAGTCAGGGAAAAAGGGGCTTGGCGCAATAACGACGAAGGCCATGTCGGGGATGTCGACGCACTGCATGTCATACAGCCCGCCCTCCGACTCGCTCAGGCGGAACCGCTGGGCCAGCGGGAATCCCACGAGGCCGTGGGGCAAGTTGAGCTCGACGCTCGTCGTCGTGTCCGTGGTCGCAGTCATGTGTGGTCTCCCCATTAGGTCTTCTGATCGAAGAGGTATCGGCCCCGGCCACCCTCACGCGCCCCTGTGGCGGTGTAGGTGGACCCTTCGGAGCCGTGGTTGAAGCGGTCGAGGGTTTCCTGAACCGCTTTGTAACTGGCTTCGAGCATCTCGCTGTTCGACCTACTCAAGGTCGACAGCTCGTGGGTGGCCTTGGTCAGCGCCGCCCGATGCTCGTCGAGGACGTGATCCCAGGGTGCCGGGGCAGCCGCAGCGATCTCGGAGAGAGGGGTGTCCTGGTCGAGGCCGAGCGCGGCACACACCGGGCCGGCATCGACGGCGCGCATGAGTTCCGCCTCGCGCATTTCGGCGAGGACGGCTTCGATCTCATGAGTGGAACGACCCATCCAGCGGGATCGCCCGCTCTCGATGAGAACGTGCTGCACCTCGAGTTTGTAGGTCAGCAGCTCCAGAAGTTCCTGGATCCGCCACAGACCTGCGGACAGGTTTGAAAGCCCTTCAAGGGCAGCGTCGGAAGGTGGCGCGTTCATGGGCGCCTCAGCTCATGCACGATGCCCTGATCGTCACTCACCCTGCCAAACTGAGTGGTTCGTATCGCTGGGGCGAGAAATTCGGGGGCGCCAGCGTCGGTGCCAGAGGTCTGCACCGTCACAGCGTTCCAAACTGGCCTGGGAAAGGCATGCCCCAGATGACCCCCTTCGCTCCTGCTATCAACAGCTCCGGCGGTATGTCCCCCTCGGGCCAAGCGGCCTCACGGCTCGCAGGCAGCGGTGGGCCGCCGGGGTGGGCCCAACGAGCGGCCCGCAGCGGGCGGCATCGCGCGGTGCATCGCAGCGCGCGGGCGTAGCGCGCTGCGATAGGTGGCAGGGCCGGCGCCGCGCGGTGTCACGCAGCGGGCCCGCGGGCAGGGGCGCCTCATCGTTCAAACTCCGCCACGGCCAAGAGATTTGGCGCATTCTTGAACGAGTTGGGAAGCGGTCGAATAAGTCGGACGCTTGTATTGAACGTTCGATGGAATGTGCGAATAAAACGCCGTTGGACGAATGTTCAATGCATCCATGCGGACGTCCAGTTTATCTCAAGTTTGCAGTTGTGAACGGTCTGACCTGCAGGGATGCATCATGAGCACAATGGTTTTGCTTTCCCGCCCCGCGCTTTCTAGCTTTGGGGTGTGACCGCTTCTGTTGATTCTTCTGGTGCTGTGCGCCCGGATATGGATGAGTTGTGTCGTGCTCATCTTCCGTTGGTGCATTTTGAGGTTCGTGCGATTTCGGCTCGTTTGCCTGGGCATGTGTTCACTGATGATTTGGTGAGTGCGGGGATGGCGGCGTTGGCGATGGCTGCGAAGAGTTTTGATGCGTCGTTGGGTGTGCCGTTTGGTCGGTATGCGGTGCGGCGGATTCGTGGTGCGTTGTTGGATGAGTTGCGTAGTGCGGATTGGGCGACGCGTAGCTTGCGGGCGAAGGTGCGTCGTCGGGATGTTGTTCATGATGGGTTGGCTGCGCAGTTGGGTCGGCGTCCCAGTGATGCTGAGACGGCGGAGGCGTTGGGGTGTTCGGTTGCTGAGTTGGAGCGGCTGGATGCTGATCTGCATTCGTCGGTGGTGTTGCGGTTGGATGTGATTACCGATTCGGTGGGTGCTGATTCGGTGTTGCCCAGTACTGCGGACACTCCTGAGGTGGCGTTGGTTGCGCGGGAGCGTGCGGCGTATCTGCGGGATGCGATTGAGGTGTTGCCGCAGCGGTTGCAGGTGGTGGTTCGTGGGTGTTTCTTCGACGATCGTCCGATGCGGGAGTTGGCCGAGGAGTTGGGGGTGACGGAGTCTCGGATCTCTCAGATGCGGGCTGAGGCGTTGAAGTTGTTGCGGGATGGGATGAATGCGCAGTTGGCTCCGGAGTTGGTGGAGGAGCCGGTGAATGCTGGTGGGGCGGTGGCTCGTCGGAAGGCGGCTTATTACGCTCAGATCGCGGCGCGTTCCTCGTATCGGGATCGGTTGACGTTGCCTGCGGGTGTCACCGAGGTGCCCACCACCTCCCACATCGCCGGCTGACCCGAACTAGAAGTAGTCACTGCAAGCTATCCAGAAAACCCTGAAGCCTTCTGACCGGCAGGGCTTCTCGCGAACGACGACATCATCGATGTCGTCGACAGGGCCGAGGGCGATATCCCCGATCGCCCACGGCCCGGGCACTGGAGCGGTTCCCCCATCCGGCTCCGGCCCGTCACACCGGTTCCCCAGCCGGTTCGAAGGCCCCTGCGGGCGCGCCCCCAACGCCCCGCAGGGGCCTTTGTCATGGCCGAGTGCGGCGCAGGCATTGTCGAGCGCAACAGATGAGGTGCCGCCCAAGAGCGTCGGATCCGCCCATGAAAGCGTGGCAGACCCCACCCAGAAGTCCCTTAGTCAAACCGGGCCGCGCTAAGCGCGTCGGATGGTCCCGGGTATCGCAAGGTGTGCACGTGGGCCGCAGCTGACTGCACCCGGGCCGCACCGGATGGGCCGCCGCGGCCGTCAAGACCGGCGGGCCAGCACCACGTATTCGTAGGCGTTGAGCATGGTCCGGGCCTCGTTCGGGTCGGTGCCGTAGGTGGCGATGCAGGCCACCAGCGGCTCGATCCGATCCGGTTGGCTCAACGGCATCTCTTCAGCGCCACACACCTCGATGCGGGCCATCCCCAACCGGCCGAGCATGGCCAGCGTTTCGACCATCGTGAAGAAGCGCAGCGCTCCGCGATGCAGGATCCCGGCGTCGCTGTACTCGAACCGGTCCTGCACCAGCAGGGGCAGCACGACCGACCAGTGCTTGATGTTGGGGATGGTGGCGACCAGCACGCCTTCTGCCGACAAGTACGGCAGCACGGCTCGCAGCGTCTTCTCCGGGTCGACGAGCCGGTCGAGAATGTCAGCGGCCACGATGGCATCGAAGCTGCCCTGCTCGCACGGCAGGTCAGCGATCCGGTTGAGGTCGATCTCGATGACACGGTCGAGTTGGCGGCGGGCATGGTGCAGCGGCGCCATGTCGGAGTCCAGGCCGGTGACGCGCGCGCCGATGGCTCGGGTGATCTCCGCGCCCAGGGTGCCGGCGCCGCAACCGAGCTGAAGCACCCGTGAGGTGGTGGGCGGAAGGCTCTCCACCACCGTGGGATGCCGGAATTCGTAGTATCCCTCGGGCGGGCCCGCCACAGCCGGCAGTTCGCCGTAGCGTTCGGGGCCGACATGCGTGCCCTCGATCGCTGCCAACGCTCGCTCCAGGGTGTCCCGGCCGACGTTCTTGGCGCGCCGCCCTTGCCAGACGGCCGCGGCGGCCCGGTATCCCTCTTCCCCGCCCGGTTCGGCGTGGTGCTCGACGTCCAGGGGCGCCAGCGCCACCTTCAGGCCGGCAGCACGCGCTCGAGCGCAGAAGTCGATGTCGAACCCGGTGGGACCGGGGAAGGCGTGATCGTCGAAGCGCAGTTTCGCGGCCACGCTGGGGCGTAACACCAGGCAGGAGCCGTCCACATAGTCCACCTCCCGCAACGGCGAGGGCAACGAGGAGTCAGTCGGGGCGTGGGCGGCACTGGATGAACCCGCGCGCTCCTGCCACCAGTGGGTTTGGCCGCCGGGGCCGAGCACGGCCAGGTGAGGGTCCTCGGCGAAGGCGGCCCGCACCTTGCTGCGGAAGTGCGGGTCGGTGATCTCGACATCGTCGCGCAGTAGCACGACGGCTTCGACGCCCTCCAAATCCAGGGTCGAGGCGAGGATGTCGTTATAGGTGGTGGCCACCGGCAGATCAGGTGAGGTGATGAGGGTGGCGTCGGCGCCGCCGTAGGCGGCGATAGCCGGTAGACAGTGGCGGTCGAACAGATCGGGTGAGTCGATGCACACCCCGAAGACGAACATCCTTCTCCCGTTCTCCTACGCCGAATATCAGGTGTCCTGATCGGCTGCGCAACGGCGACAATGATTGAAACCGCACGTCGACGTCGCTGCGCGCCGCCCAGCACGGTACGACACCGGGCGGCGCGTTGGGCGGGCGCCGGGCCCGCCACCGGCGCCCGATAGCGATCAGGATCCCAATCCGCCGGCGGGTTCTACGCCGGTGCGCACCGATCCGTCCCGCAGGTGCAGGTCGAAGGTGACCTCCCCGGGGCCGGTCGGCTCGGTCGAGGGCCATTCCGCCGCGAAGGTGCCCTTGCTGACCGGCACGCTCAGGTGGGTGCTGCCTGCGTGGATGGTCACCGAGGTGACGTTCTCACCGGCGTGCCCCTCAAGCGTTGCTACGAAGCCATTTTCGCTGGCCCCTCCACCAACCGAGATCCGCCCGATCTG
Protein-coding regions in this window:
- the purF gene encoding amidophosphoribosyltransferase translates to MVRGDGRLSHDLLPDEKGPQDACGVFGVWAPGEDVAKLTYFGLYALQHRGQESAGIAASDGHRVLVYKDMGLVSQVFDETSLAQLTGYVGLGHTRYSTTGGSTWENAQPTLCSTDEHTVALVHNGNLVNAPELRDMLSGGAVSPEAAGSLRRGNTTDTAIVTALLASSAQPDLEARAAKILPVVKGAFCFVFMDEHTLYAARDPQGIRPLVLGRLERGWVVASETAALDIVGASYVREVEPGELIIIDEQGLRSRRFAEANPRGCVFEYVYLARPDTTINDRGVYESRVEMGRKLAREHPVEADMVMPTPDSGIPSAIGYAEASGIPYGQGLVKNAYVGRTFISPSQTIRQLGIRLKLNPLRDVIRGRRLIVVDDSIVRGNTQRALVRMLREAGAAEVHVRISSPPVTWPCFFGIDFASRAELIATGLGVEEVCRSIGADSLGYISQEGMIESTLQPRERLCTACFTGEYPMALPDHATLGKHILEPGGTPLLPGNPDASIVAAPSGALDRALDEPTDAKE
- the purM gene encoding phosphoribosylformylglycinamidine cyclo-ligase; this encodes MTVPEPITYASAGVDVEAGDRAVELMKASVRRAQRPEVLGGLGGFAGMFDAAALRGMRHPVLATSTDGVGTKVAIAQAMDRHDTIGFDLVGMVVDDIVVCGAEPLFMTDYIACGKVVPERIAAIVSGIAAACAQAGVALIGGETAEHPGLLGESEYDCAGAATGVVEHDEVLTPARVQVGDAVVALASSGLHSNGYSLVRAVFSAAGWDYERPVAELGCLLGEELLTPTRVYAKDLLALIRTDGIDIHALSHVTGGGLAANLARVLPQGVRARLDRGTWAPPAIFDLVRDVGNVPVPDLERTLNMGVGFVAVLPAEQADAAVRRAAALDLPAWILGEVVDGATDPDPDAPVVAGAKGVDGGAVQLVGAHRS
- a CDS encoding DUF3073 domain-containing protein produces the protein MGRGRAKAKQTKVARELKYFSPDTDLRALERELHGSQPKGWQRESEHDERSDDPYDDWATGNR
- a CDS encoding BldC family transcriptional regulator codes for the protein MRLTEQPESSEALLTPAEVAALFRVDPKTVTRWAVAGKLASLRTLGGHRRYRAAEVYALLAEAGGQGAPAREAAPEPL
- the csrA gene encoding carbon storage regulator CsrA; protein product: MLVLSRRPQQSLLIGHDVVVTVLEVNGDTVRIGIKAPADVDIHREEIYRDLQRANQDSSTARPGSAAALARRMQSGGKASQDSDS
- the fliW gene encoding flagellar assembly protein FliW — protein: MTATTDTTTSVELNLPHGLVGFPLAQRFRLSESEGGLYDMQCVDIPDMAFVVIAPSPFFPDYSPVIDPETAERLELSSPEDALVLLLVNLGSDTEEPGANLLAPVVVNRHTKQAVQVVLVDQDLPLRATLPVD
- a CDS encoding flagellar protein FlgN gives rise to the protein MNAPPSDAALEGLSNLSAGLWRIQELLELLTYKLEVQHVLIESGRSRWMGRSTHEIEAVLAEMREAELMRAVDAGPVCAALGLDQDTPLSEIAAAAPAPWDHVLDEHRAALTKATHELSTLSRSNSEMLEASYKAVQETLDRFNHGSEGSTYTATGAREGGRGRYLFDQKT
- a CDS encoding sigma-70 family RNA polymerase sigma factor, translated to MDELCRAHLPLVHFEVRAISARLPGHVFTDDLVSAGMAALAMAAKSFDASLGVPFGRYAVRRIRGALLDELRSADWATRSLRAKVRRRDVVHDGLAAQLGRRPSDAETAEALGCSVAELERLDADLHSSVVLRLDVITDSVGADSVLPSTADTPEVALVARERAAYLRDAIEVLPQRLQVVVRGCFFDDRPMRELAEELGVTESRISQMRAEALKLLRDGMNAQLAPELVEEPVNAGGAVARRKAAYYAQIAARSSYRDRLTLPAGVTEVPTTSHIAG
- a CDS encoding methyltransferase domain-containing protein, translating into MFVFGVCIDSPDLFDRHCLPAIAAYGGADATLITSPDLPVATTYNDILASTLDLEGVEAVVLLRDDVEITDPHFRSKVRAAFAEDPHLAVLGPGGQTHWWQERAGSSSAAHAPTDSSLPSPLREVDYVDGSCLVLRPSVAAKLRFDDHAFPGPTGFDIDFCARARAAGLKVALAPLDVEHHAEPGGEEGYRAAAAVWQGRRAKNVGRDTLERALAAIEGTHVGPERYGELPAVAGPPEGYYEFRHPTVVESLPPTTSRVLQLGCGAGTLGAEITRAIGARVTGLDSDMAPLHHARRQLDRVIEIDLNRIADLPCEQGSFDAIVAADILDRLVDPEKTLRAVLPYLSAEGVLVATIPNIKHWSVVLPLLVQDRFEYSDAGILHRGALRFFTMVETLAMLGRLGMARIEVCGAEEMPLSQPDRIEPLVACIATYGTDPNEARTMLNAYEYVVLARRS